The following proteins come from a genomic window of Parambassis ranga chromosome 4, fParRan2.1, whole genome shotgun sequence:
- the LOC114434364 gene encoding chymotrypsin-like elastase family member 3B, with protein sequence MLQTLTLLLLLQAAYVFGCGTPALKPDTNRIVNGEDARPHSWPWQISLQVKHGSRYHHTCGGTLIAPRWVLTAGHCIWPGDVYRVVLGEHDMSLQEGTEQIRDIMRIVVHPNWDIEHVAAGNDLALLKLDKSPIMNDSVSVACLPQAGEIPAHGSKCYISGWGNLYTHGPMPDKLQQALLPMVEHSVCSQKDWWGGTVKTTMICAGGDIVSGCNGDSGGPLNCLGKDGRWYIQGVTSFVSSLVCNEVKKPTVFTRTSAFTEWLSEVMLKY encoded by the exons ACACCTGCTTTAAAACCTGACACCAATAGGATCGTGAATGGAGAAGATGCCCGTCCTCATAGCTGGCCTTGGCAG ATCTCCCTGCAGGTGAAGCATGGCAGCCGTTACCATCACACTTGTGGAGGAACTCTGATTGCACCGCGCTGGGTGCTGACTGCTGGACACTGTATCTG GCCTGGAGATGTGTACCGTGTGGTCTTAGGAGAGCATGACATGAGTCTGCAGGAGGGCACTGAGCAGATCAGAGATATTATGCGCATTGTTGTTCATCCCAACTGGGACATTGAGCATGTTGCAGCTGG TAATGATCTTGCCCTGCTGAAGCTGGATAAGAGCCCCATTATGAATGACAGTGTGAGCGTGGCCTGCCTTCCACAGGCCGGAGAGATCCCCGCCCACGGGAGCAAGTGTTACATCTCCGGCTGGGGCAACCTTTACA CCCACGGTCCCATGCCTGACAAACTGCAGCAGGCCTTGCTGCCCATGGTGGAAcacagtgtgtgcagtcagaagGACTGGTGGGGCGGCACTGTCAAGACCACCATGATATGTGCGGGAGGAGACATCGTATCTGGGTGCAAT gGCGACTCTGGCGGTCCTCTGAACTGTTTGGGTAAGGACGGAAGGTGGTACATCCAGGGTGTGACCAGCTTCGTTTCATCACTTGTCTGCAACGAAGTGAAGAAGCCCACCGTGTTCACCCGCACCTCTGCCTTCACAGAGTGGCTCAGTGAG GTCATGCTGAAATACTGA